A portion of the Anaerotignum faecicola genome contains these proteins:
- a CDS encoding chromate transporter, with protein MKREKGILWKLFLSMISLGTFTFGGGYVIVTLMKKKFADEYHWIDETEMLDLIAIAQSAPGAIAVNGSIVVGYKLAGVPGMLVSILGTILPPFVILS; from the coding sequence ATGAAACGAGAAAAAGGAATTTTGTGGAAGCTGTTTCTTTCCATGATATCGCTTGGAACTTTTACCTTTGGGGGCGGCTACGTGATCGTGACTCTGATGAAAAAGAAATTTGCCGATGAATATCACTGGATCGATGAAACGGAAATGCTGGATCTGATTGCCATTGCCCAGTCCGCGCCGGGGGCAATCGCCGTCAACGGATCCATTGTAGTCGGCTATAAGCTGGCGGGGGTACCGGGCATGCTGGTATCCATACTGGGAACGATTCTTCCGCCGTTTGTGATTCTGTCG